The following DNA comes from Occultella kanbiaonis.
CTGGGCCTGGTAGGAGGACTGCGACGAGATCGACCACAGGTGTGGGCAGTCGATGGACTGGCCGCGGCGGGGTGCCGTGGACTCGCCGGGAATGCGCAGCAGGGCGAGGGTGCCACCGCAGGCCTCGTTGTAGCTCTTGAAGTTGTTCGTAGGGATGATCTGGGAGGCCGTGCGGCCCTGGGCGATGTAGGACGCCTCGGCCGCACTGGTGGTCCCGTCGAAGAACCCGGCGGGCGGGAAGCCACCGGCCTGGCGCATCTCGTCGGCGAAGTCGAACCAGGCCTGGAGGGTGGTCTCGCTGGCGCCGAACTGGCCGTCCTCGGTGTAGAGGTCCTCGCCGTGCTGGCGCACCCACACGTACAGGTTCGCGACGGTGGCCATCTCGTAGGCCGTGCCGTAGATCGAGCCGCCGCTGGCCGCGGTGATCGCGTTCGCCATCGTGGCCAGGTCCTCCCACGTCCAGGTGTCGCCGTCGGGAAGGTCGATGCCGTACTCGTCCAGGACTGTCGTCTGGATGATGAAGCCGATCGTGTTCAGGCCGGCCGGAACCCCGATCAGCTCACCATTGACGTCCCAGGGGGCCAGCACCGGCTCGGACAGCCCGGCCAGGTCCATTCCCTCGATGGTGCGCAGGTCGGTCAGGGCGCCGCGGTCGCCGTACTCGCGCAGCTGGTCGCGACGGATCGCCATCAGGTCCGGTGCATCCCCGGCCGCGATCCGGGTCGCCAGCTTGTCCTTGTACGGGCCCGAGTCCTGGTACTCGGTGGTGATCGTGACGTTCGGGTGGTCGGCGCGGTAGAGGTCGAGAGCGGCCTCGGTGACCTCGGCCCGGCCGGCGTCACCCCACCACACGAAGTTCAGCTCGACGGGCTCGTCGGAGTCGGCCGGTTCCTGCTCGACGTCCTCCGGTTCGACGGCGCACGCGGCCGTCAGTCCGATGGCGCCGGCAGTGCCGGCACCGACGACCAGATGGTTGAAGCCGCGCCGGGTCAGGGGTGCGGACGGGTGGGACAGGCGTGCGGACATCGCATGCTCCTTTGCAGACATGATGTGGATCGCTCTGGCTGGACCTGGTGGTGCTGGTCGGGCTGTGTGGTCGACGGGCCGACCGCTTGCGGTGGTGCGTGGCCTCCATCGGCGGTGACAGGTCCGCTCCGGAGACCGAACTCCTGAAAGCGGTTTCTAGCATGATCCGAGCGAGGGGGTCAACCTTGCACGTGAAGGTCACGAGCAGGTCACGGGCCGTATGGGTCGCCGGACGGGTTCCAGGTCCACGACAGTTCGTTCATATTTGGCGAGTTTGCAACCTATTCCCGACCTCAGGTCGCACCCTTCGACGGATCGTCGAAGGGTTGGCGGTGCGCTTCGGACCATCGGCGACAGGAGCGGGTGACCGGTTTCTGGCAGCCGTCCCAGATCGCGCTCTCACGGGGCGCGAAGCAGGTCCCTCACCCCAACGTTCCGAGCGTGATGCATCCGTGACCGGCACCGCCCTTCCGGGCGCCTCGGACCGGCGTAGCGTGCGGATCGCAGGGGCCACACGATCGGGGGACCTCAGGGAAGGGGAACGTCATGAAGCGCTTGTTCACAGTTCTGCTCAGCCTGGTCCTCGGAGCGGTCTTCCTCGTTCCGGCCGGGCCCGCTGCGACCGCCGCCGGCAGCCCGTACTGCGGGATCCGGTGGGGGTCGCTGCCCGAGTCCGATCCGACGATGTCCGCCGGCTGGCTCCAGAACGTCCGCACCGGTCGCCACGCCTGTTTCGACCGCATCGTCTTCGACGTCCACGGGGACATCGAGGGCTACCACGTGTCCTACGGAACGTTCACGAACGAGGGCGAGGGCCGCGCGATCCCGCTTCGGGGCGCGGCGGACCTCGTGATCGTCCTGAGGGTCCCGATCTACGACGAGCAGGGGACGGTTCGGTTCCCGTACCGATACGGGTCGGAACTCGCGAACGTGAACTCCTACTCCACGTTCCGGCAGGTCTTCTTCGGCGGCAGCTTCGAGGGGCAGACGACGATCGGCCTCGGTGTCCGGGCGCGGCTGCCGTTCCGCGTCTTCATCCTCGACGGCCCAGGAGACCTGAGCCGGCTCGTGGTCGACGTCGCGCACCGCTGGTGAGACGTCGCCTCACGTAGGTCTCAACGCCGACGGCGTGGGGCGCGTTCGCTGGCCGCGGACCCGCCCCACGTCGCGTCAGTCCCCGGCCGACGGCGTCGGGACGGGTCCGAGCAGGGCGTTCGCCATCGCGGCGTGGGCCGACTCGTCGTCGCTCGGGTGGAAGAGACCGGCGAGCACGTCCCGGTAGAGCCGGGAGAGCTCGCTGCGGTTGAAGTACGAACTGCCGCCGGAGACCCGGACCGCCTTCTCGACCACATCCTTGGCCGTCTCGGTCGCGCGGACCTTGACCGCGGACAGTCTCGCGAACCACATCGCGCCGTGGTCGACGAGGTTGTCGACGTCGGAGGCGAGCGTCGCGATCTGTGGCCCGATGCCGTCGAGTGCGATCGCGGCATCGGCGATCCGCCAGCGGATGTCAGGGTCGTGGGCGTAGGGGGCGCCGTCGTTCTTCAGCGAGGTCCGCTTGTGCACGGTCTCCACGGCCACGTCGAGCGCACGCTGGGCGATGCCGGTATAGACCGCGGCGAGCAGGATCTCGAAGTTCGCGAAGATGCCGAAGATGAACGGGTCGGCGTTCGGGCCGGGGACGAGCCGCCGGACGATCCTGTCAGCGGCGGCGGGCGCGCCGTCGAGCACCGTGGTGCAGGACTGGGAGGCGCGCATCCCGAGCGTGTCCCAGTCGTCCTTGATCTCGACGCCGCCACCGTCGCGAGTGACGAAGCCGTACACCGACCGCGGTGCGTCCTCGGACACGGTGTCCATGCCGAACGTGCCCAGCCGGGTCCAGGCCGGCGAGAGCGAGGTGAAGATCTTGGTGCCGTGGAACGTGTAAGCACCTGCGCCGTCGGGCCGCGCCTCGGTGGTGGAACCGAACAGGACCAGATCGTTGCCACGTTCGGAGATCCCGAACGCGAAGATCTCCCCGGCGGCCGCCTCGGTGAGGACGAAGTCGAGGGAGTCGTCACCGCGGTCGTGGACGGTCTTGGCGACACCGACCCACACGTGGTGCATGTTCACGGCAAGAGCGGTCGACGGCGCCGCACCGGCCAGGCGCATCTGCTCGCGGGTCAGCTCCTCGAGGGTGAGCCCGGCGCCGCCGAACTCCGTCGGCACGAGGGCGGTGAGGTACCCCGCGGCCGTGAGGTCCTCGAGGTCCTCTGTGAAGAACTCGTTCGCACGGTCGTAGTCGGCGGCACGGGAACGGATGCGCGCCAGCAGGTCATCGGTGAGCAGGCTCATGGCCGTAACACTGCCACGACGGCACGGGACAGATGGGGCGGAAGTGATCAAAGTGACGAAAGTTTGCGCCGAGGAGGGTGAAATGGGGCCAAGTTGGCGGAAACACGCCGAAATCACGGCTTGAAATACGCGGATCGGGGCCTCGGAGTCGTAGTGTCGATCCCGGCGCATCCCATTCGGGACGCGATTCCGCACGATGAGAGGGAACCTACGTGTCCGTCAACCGCACTGACCTTGTTGCCGCGATCGCCGAGAAGGCTTCGCTGACCAAGACGCAGGCCGACGCCGCGCTGTCCGCGCTGCAGGACGTTCTGATCGAGTCGCTGGGCAAGGGCGAGGCCGTCAAGGTGACCGGTCTGCTCAGCGTTGAGCGTGTCGAGCGCGCTGCGCGCACCGGCCGCAACCCCCGCACCGGCGAGGAGATCCAGATCCCGGCCGGTTTCGGCGTCAAGGTGTCCGCCGGCTCGGCCCTGAAGAAGGCCGTCGCCAAGTGATCCCACGCGGCGCCTGACTCCGGTCGGCGCCGCACACGAGAGGGCGCGGGGTTCACCCCGCGCCCTCTCGCATGCTCAGACCTTGCGCGCGGCTGCCTTCTCCTGACGCTCGCGTTCCCTGGCGGCCTGCGCCTGTGCCTTGTCCGCGGCCTTGGCGGCCCGATCCTCGGCCTTGGTGACCGCCTCGCGCTCCTTGCGGAGGGCCTCGCGCAGCTTCGCCTCCGCCTCTCTGCGAGCGGCTCGCGCCTGCCGGACCGCAGGGTCCTTGGGGTGCGCATCGGTGCGCTCGGCCTGCCAGTCCCGCGCCGGCGCGGGCGCGGGCGCGGCGCCGCCGGCGATGCGGTCGGCGATGTGGTGCTCCACGCCCTCGAGGATTCGATACACCCCGAACTCGAACGGGTCGGTGTCGTCGACGAGGGCGCCGGCCCGGATCGCGGCCGTCAGCGTCGGGAACATGTCCTCGGTGACCAGGCTCGCGATCAACTCGGTCTCGGCCCGCTCCAGCTCGGCCGTGCTCTGGCCATGCTCGGATGCGGACTGGACGTAGCCGCGGGTGACGCCGGCTGCCCAGCGGGCGTGGCCGGTGAACAGCAGCACGGCGGAGATCTGCTCCGACAGGTCCAGTGGCGTGTCCCGCATGAGCACCAGGCCGGCCTCGAGCCAGGCGAGGTTGTTCGGGGTGTTCGGGGTCCCCTGGATCGGGATGTCGAGGATCCAGGGGTGCGCCTGGTAGATGTCGACGTTCGCGCGGTAGAAGGCCAGCAGGCCGTCCTGCCAGGTCTGCGCCTCCTGCACGCTCAGCGGGGGCAGGCCGAGTCCGTACTCCTGCATGAGCAGGATCAGGTCGTCCTTGGCGGAGACGTACCGGTACAGGGACATCGTGGTGAAGCCGAGCCGGGTCGCGACGGCCGACATGGAGACCGCGCCGAGCCCGTCGGCATCGGCGATCTCCATCGCTGCCTCGACGATCCGCTCGATGCTCATCTCGCGCTTCGGTCCGCGCTGCGGGTTCGCCGCGACACCCCAGGCCAACGCGATGGCCCGGGGGAGCTCCACCTCGATCTGTCCGTCCGCGTTCTCCATCGGGCCATCCTCGCCGAGACTGCCGGTCCCGTCCACTTCTGTGTATGCCCTATACAACACTGCGTGCGGCATATACAGTGTGTGCCGCACACAGTGTGCGAGATAGACAGTTTCGGGAGGAATCGCATGACCACAGCGATCGACGTCCAGGGGGTGACCAAGTCCTTCGGCCGGCAGGCAGTGCTTGCCGGCATCGACCTCCGGGTTCGACGGGGGACCGTGTTCGCCCTGCTCGGGCCGAACGGCGCCGGCAAGACCACCCTGGTGAACATCCTGTCCACGCTGGTCCAGGCCGACGGCGGCAGCGCCCGGATCGAGGGTGCGGACCTGCGCCGGGACCCGGTCGGCGTGCGGCGCCGGATCCGGCTCACCGGTCAGTCCGCGGCGGTGGACGAGCTCCTGACCGGCTCGGAGAACCTGCGCATGATGGGGTCGCTCGCAGGCCTGCGGGCGGGCGCGAACCGGCGCCGCACCACGGAGCTGCTCCAGCAGTTCGGCCTGACCGACGCGGCCGACAAGCCGGTCAAGGCCTACTCGGGCGGGATGCGCCGTCGTCTCGACATCGCGCTCAGCCTCCTGACCGTGCCCCAGGTGCTGTTCCTGGACGAGCCGACTACCGGCCTCGACCTGCGCAGCAGGCTCGAGCTCTGGGACGTGATCCGCTCCCTGCGTGCCGAGGGCACCACGATCCTGCTGACGACCCAGTACCTCGAGGAGGCCGATCAGCTCGCCGACCGGATCGGCGTGCTCCGGCAGGGACGAATCGTGGCCGAGGGCACCCCCACCGAGCTCAAGCAGAGCGTGGGCGGCGAGGTCGTGGAGGTGCGCGGCCCGGACGGACGGGTGCTCCACGAGGTGCCCACGGACGGCTCGGTGCACGCGCTGCGCTCGGCCCTCGACGCGATCGACGCGCGCGGGCTGACCGGGACGGTCGGCCTGCGTCGCCCGAGCCTGGACGACGTCTTCCTCGCCCTCACCGAACCCGACGCCCCACCGCGCGACCCGGCGGCGGACCCGAGTACCGACACCGGCGTCGACGCGTTGGTGACCACCGGAAGGAAGCACCGATGACCGCCCTGACCGCCGCGCCGCCGTCGGCCCCCGCCCGGCTGCCGCTGGGCACCGAGGAACGGACCTTCGTCGCCCGCAGCATGCGGCACACCATCCGCAATGTCGAGTCGCTTCTGATGGCGATCGTGCTCCCGGTGATGCTGATGCTGCTCTTCGTGTACGTGTTCGGCACCGCGATCTCGCCCGACGGCCAGTACGTGAACTACGTGGTTCCGGGGATCATCCTGCTGTGTGCCGGGTTCGGTGCCTCCTCCACGGGTGTGGACGTCGCGAACGACTCCGCGACCGGGTTCATGGACCGGCTGCGCACGATGCCGGTCCGCAGCTCCGCGGTCATCACCGGCCATGTGGTGGCCAGTCTGGCACGCAACCTCGCGGCCACGGCCATCGTCATCGGCGTGGCGCTCGCGATCGGGTTCCGACCAACGGCGTCCGCGGGGGAGTGGGTGGCCGCCATCGCCCTGGTGGCGCTGTACATCCTCACCATCACGTACCTGTTCGCGGCGATCGGCCTTGCCAGTGGCAACCCCGAGGCGGCCAACGGCTACGGCTTCATCCTGCTGTTCCTGCCGTACCTGTCCAGCGCGTTCGTGCCGACGGAGACGCTGCCGACCTGGCTGCGTGGCGTGGCCGAACATCAGCCGATCACACCGGTCATCGAGTCGATCCGAGGATTGCTGACGGGCGTCGAGTCCGGGAACGCTCCGCTCGTGGCGGTGGCGTGGTGTGTCGGGATCCTCGTGGTCGCGGTGACCTGGTCGACCATCATGTTCCGGCGCAAGGCCGGGCGCCGCTGAGGCCAGGGGCCGCCCATCGCGGCGTTGTGCCCCACCTCACCGCACCGAAGTCCACGCCCAGGACGCAACCTGGGCGTGGACTTCGTACACTGGTCCCATGAGTGAGCCCCTTCCTCCCACGCAGCCCCAGGAGACCGAGCGCCTTTCATCGGGCACCGGCACCGACGTCCTGGAGCGGGCGGAGGTGCGGGAGGAGGCCTCGCCCGGTGACGCCGAGCGCTACGCGCACTACGTCAAGAAGGAGAAGATCACCGCCTCCGCCGTGTCCGGCGCCCCGGTGATCGCTCTGTGCGGCAAGGTCTGGACACCGAACCGCGACCCCAGCAAGTTCCCGATCTGCCCCGCCTGCAAGGAGATCTTCGAGGGTCTCACCGGCGGCGGTGGCGGCAAGGACGGCGCTGGCTCGGAGTCCGGCGGCAAGGGCCGCGGGTTCTTCGGCTTCGGCTCCAAGAAGTGACCTCGGGTACCTCCACCGGCTCCCCGTCCCACCCCGAAGCATCCGGTTCGCGCGCCCATCCGGCGCGCCCGGACCACGCCGTCGGGTCGACGGCCGCCGCGTCGCACCTGCCCCCGGCCTACCCGGCGCGCGCGCCCTGGGGCACCGCGTCCCGGCTGCGCGCCTGGCAGGCGGCGGCCCTGGAGTCCTACCTGGAGCGTCAGCCCCGGGACTTCCTCGCGGTGGCGACGCCCGGCGCCGGGAAGACCACGTTCGCCCTGCGGGTGGCCACCGAACTGCTCGAGCAGCGCGTGGTGCGGCGGATCACTGTGGTCGCGCCGACGGAGCACCTGAAGACCCAGTGGGCCGACGCCGCCGGGCGTGTCGGCATCAGGATCGACCCGAACTTCAAGAACGCGCAGGGCCGGCATGGGGCGGCCTACGACGGCGTCGCGCTCACCTACGCGCAGGTCGCCGCGAACCCCAACCTGCACCGTGCCCGCACCGAGGCCGCGCCCACGCTGGTGATTCTCGACGAGGTGCACCACGGCGGC
Coding sequences within:
- a CDS encoding ABC transporter substrate-binding protein, giving the protein MSARLSHPSAPLTRRGFNHLVVGAGTAGAIGLTAACAVEPEDVEQEPADSDEPVELNFVWWGDAGRAEVTEAALDLYRADHPNVTITTEYQDSGPYKDKLATRIAAGDAPDLMAIRRDQLREYGDRGALTDLRTIEGMDLAGLSEPVLAPWDVNGELIGVPAGLNTIGFIIQTTVLDEYGIDLPDGDTWTWEDLATMANAITAASGGSIYGTAYEMATVANLYVWVRQHGEDLYTEDGQFGASETTLQAWFDFADEMRQAGGFPPAGFFDGTTSAAEASYIAQGRTASQIIPTNNFKSYNEACGGTLALLRIPGESTAPRRGQSIDCPHLWSISSQSSYQAQAAELLSFLTNELTAWEAMGTTRGVPPNAEVAEGLLPNLETDDVTATEYILGLQAEDLPPAFADPVGATEIQSKLADVAVEVEFARITSADAAAQLVATANDVLAG
- a CDS encoding AMIN-like domain-containing (lipo)protein — translated: MKRLFTVLLSLVLGAVFLVPAGPAATAAGSPYCGIRWGSLPESDPTMSAGWLQNVRTGRHACFDRIVFDVHGDIEGYHVSYGTFTNEGEGRAIPLRGAADLVIVLRVPIYDEQGTVRFPYRYGSELANVNSYSTFRQVFFGGSFEGQTTIGLGVRARLPFRVFILDGPGDLSRLVVDVAHRW
- a CDS encoding acyl-CoA dehydrogenase family protein, whose product is MSLLTDDLLARIRSRAADYDRANEFFTEDLEDLTAAGYLTALVPTEFGGAGLTLEELTREQMRLAGAAPSTALAVNMHHVWVGVAKTVHDRGDDSLDFVLTEAAAGEIFAFGISERGNDLVLFGSTTEARPDGAGAYTFHGTKIFTSLSPAWTRLGTFGMDTVSEDAPRSVYGFVTRDGGGVEIKDDWDTLGMRASQSCTTVLDGAPAAADRIVRRLVPGPNADPFIFGIFANFEILLAAVYTGIAQRALDVAVETVHKRTSLKNDGAPYAHDPDIRWRIADAAIALDGIGPQIATLASDVDNLVDHGAMWFARLSAVKVRATETAKDVVEKAVRVSGGSSYFNRSELSRLYRDVLAGLFHPSDDESAHAAMANALLGPVPTPSAGD
- a CDS encoding HU family DNA-binding protein; this translates as MSVNRTDLVAAIAEKASLTKTQADAALSALQDVLIESLGKGEAVKVTGLLSVERVERAARTGRNPRTGEEIQIPAGFGVKVSAGSALKKAVAK
- a CDS encoding TetR/AcrR family transcriptional regulator, which translates into the protein MENADGQIEVELPRAIALAWGVAANPQRGPKREMSIERIVEAAMEIADADGLGAVSMSAVATRLGFTTMSLYRYVSAKDDLILLMQEYGLGLPPLSVQEAQTWQDGLLAFYRANVDIYQAHPWILDIPIQGTPNTPNNLAWLEAGLVLMRDTPLDLSEQISAVLLFTGHARWAAGVTRGYVQSASEHGQSTAELERAETELIASLVTEDMFPTLTAAIRAGALVDDTDPFEFGVYRILEGVEHHIADRIAGGAAPAPAPARDWQAERTDAHPKDPAVRQARAARREAEAKLREALRKEREAVTKAEDRAAKAADKAQAQAARERERQEKAAARKV
- a CDS encoding ATP-binding cassette domain-containing protein, translated to MTTAIDVQGVTKSFGRQAVLAGIDLRVRRGTVFALLGPNGAGKTTLVNILSTLVQADGGSARIEGADLRRDPVGVRRRIRLTGQSAAVDELLTGSENLRMMGSLAGLRAGANRRRTTELLQQFGLTDAADKPVKAYSGGMRRRLDIALSLLTVPQVLFLDEPTTGLDLRSRLELWDVIRSLRAEGTTILLTTQYLEEADQLADRIGVLRQGRIVAEGTPTELKQSVGGEVVEVRGPDGRVLHEVPTDGSVHALRSALDAIDARGLTGTVGLRRPSLDDVFLALTEPDAPPRDPAADPSTDTGVDALVTTGRKHR
- a CDS encoding ABC transporter permease, giving the protein MTALTAAPPSAPARLPLGTEERTFVARSMRHTIRNVESLLMAIVLPVMLMLLFVYVFGTAISPDGQYVNYVVPGIILLCAGFGASSTGVDVANDSATGFMDRLRTMPVRSSAVITGHVVASLARNLAATAIVIGVALAIGFRPTASAGEWVAAIALVALYILTITYLFAAIGLASGNPEAANGYGFILLFLPYLSSAFVPTETLPTWLRGVAEHQPITPVIESIRGLLTGVESGNAPLVAVAWCVGILVVAVTWSTIMFRRKAGRR
- a CDS encoding DUF3039 domain-containing protein: MSEPLPPTQPQETERLSSGTGTDVLERAEVREEASPGDAERYAHYVKKEKITASAVSGAPVIALCGKVWTPNRDPSKFPICPACKEIFEGLTGGGGGKDGAGSESGGKGRGFFGFGSKK